From Primulina huaijiensis isolate GDHJ02 chromosome 15, ASM1229523v2, whole genome shotgun sequence, one genomic window encodes:
- the LOC140958957 gene encoding GDSL esterase/lipase At2g31550-like, translating to MCTSFLTIAMKTLFRTMVPITLFLFTIIIELCKGETEPKFSSILVFGDSTVDPGNNNYITTLFRGDHLPYGVDFPGNIPTGRFSDGKLVTDMLASMQGLKETVPPFLQPYLSNEEILTGVSFASAGSGYDELTSLVSQVIPVSKQPGYLKEYVKRVENVLGEAHASRFMSNALVIVSAGTNDFVFNYYDLPTRRFQFSVNEYQDFLLKKLQKLVKELYHLGCRKMVVSGLPPVGCLPIQMTAKSPLLRSCIDIENKDAKSYNGKLKKLLPRIEVQLRGSKILYADIYSPIIHMINNPHKYGFEETRRGCCGSGLLEAGPLCNGLTPICLNPSKYLFWDSIHPSESTYRFLAINLTRELLPKFAML from the exons atGTGTACATCCTTTCTGACAATCGCCATGAAAACGTTGTTCCGAACAATGGTACCTATTACCTTGTTCTTGTTCACAATCATCATAGAACTATGCAAGGGCGAAACGGAACCGAAGTTCTCATCCATTCTTGTTTTCGGCGATTCCACGGTGGATCCTGGCAACAACAACTACATAACAACCCTGTTCAGAGGGGATCATCTTCCATATGGGGTGGATTTCCCAGGAAACATCCCAACAGGTAGATTTTCGGATGGAAAACTCGTAACGGACATGTTGGCATCAATGCAAGGCCTCAAGGAAACCGTCCCTCCATTCTTGCAACCTTATCTTTCCAACGAGGAAATACTCACCGGAGTGAGCTTTGCATCGGCAGGATCAGGGTACGACGAGCTGACCTCATTGGTTTCACAGGTGATACCGGTATCGAAGCAGCCGGGGTACTTGAAAGAATATGTTAAGAGAGTCGAGAATGTTCTTGGGGAAGCGCATGCCTCGAGATTTATGAGTAATGCTTTGGTTATTGTCAGCGCAGGAACAAATGACTTCGTTTTTAACTATTATGATTTACCCACAAGAAGGTTTCAGTTCAGTGTCAACGAGTATCAAGATTTCCTGCTAAAGAAACTGCAAAAACTGGTTAAG GAACTGTATCATCTTGGGTGTCGGAAAATGGTTGTATCAGGGCTTCCTCCGGTAGGTTGCCTACCTATACAAATGACGGCTAAATCGCCGTTGCTCAGAAGTTGCATTGACATAGAGAACAAAGATGCCAAATCTTACAACGGCAAACTAAAGAAACTGCTACCACGAATAGAGGTGCAGCTTCGTGGGAGTAAAATCTTGTATGCAGACATATATAGTCCTATTATACACATGATCAACAACCCACATAAATATG GATTTGAGGAAACTAGAAGAGGGTGCTGCGGGAGTGGATTACTGGAAGCAGGACCTCTGTGTAATGGATTAACTCCCATTTGTTTAAATCCATCTAAGTACTTGTTCTGGGATAGCATTCATCCGAGCGAGTCAACCTATCGGTTTCTTGCTATAAACCTGACACGAGAACTTCTTCCCAAGTTTGCCATGCTTTGA